gctcctaaatctagcatggcagatttgaaaggggtgttaccaatgacgcacggaattgtaaagctacccggatctttgcatttggggggtagtttgcgttgcaagatggcggagacattctcacctacctttaccacttccttagttGAAATCCTGTTCCTAGTGGTGCATAGCTCCTTTAAAAACTTAGCGtatctcgggacttgcttaatggcATCCAATAagggtatgttgacttgaactttcctaagtgtctcaaggatgtccttttcagcttcttccttctttgtttgcacaaacctgctaggaaaaggaGCATTCGAAGGCACAACATTAGTAGAAACTggatttgacacattcttacctttattggatgaattggacagatttggaGCCATGGGGGCTTGCGGCATAGGTgtgtccacctttgccgtgggtgggcatgcttcctcctcctcaaattgaagtttttcatcctctttgtgacctgtttttgatgaagaacctgccccaatctcttttccacttctcaagagtatggcctttgcactttcaaagcctccattcgggtttggaatggtagaactaggaagccttccttggtctctaatctgcccaacaacctcggcaatcatttgtttctctagttggtccactcttttgttttgattttcctgcccattagtcaaagtggttagtaacttaacaagtgtatcattatccaaagcattacctgaagtatttggggcagattgtggttggacttgagggggtgcgtatggtttgttgtagaagcccgggggttgttacctaaagcctccttgtggttaggcttgttgtggctctctcaatttgaagtttggatggtctctccaccccggattatacgtgttggaatatggatcatgtcttggctgattttgactttgaaacccaatggcattagcgttctcccatccaccattctcaatgagttgaggacacttttcagatgcatgtccttggatagaacatacgccacacaccatgggtccttgaatcttcattccctcggccatctgtgaaacaagagaagtaagattagctaactgagattgaatattggaagtggaacttacctcatgcacttgttgccgtgggggtcctctttggcctacaccctcgtattgttgagcgttcaatgctcgattagcaatcaagatttttgcagccatgggcgttttgtccaccaatgctccacccgccgaggcatcgagcatttgatgttctagtggtaggagcccttcgtagaagtattgcaaaagcaattcctccttcatctgatgctgtggacaagaagcaacaagtgatttaaatcgttcataatatgtaggaaaagactcaccttcatcttgttgaattccacttatttttttacgaagaagaatgatgcgagaagttgggaaaaacttctccagaaacgccctcttcatactctcccaagatgtaactgtaccgaGAGCCaactcgtacaaccaatccttggctttgtccattaaagagaacggaaaagccttcatctttaaaatacttccgtcaacggtaaccggagtcatgcttgagcacaccacttcaaattctttcaaatgtttgttcggatcctccatggacagcccatggaactttggaatgtggtggagcaaacttgactttaactcgaactcttcagttttaccttgggcagccatgggatattggatacataatggtgcggcattatccaaacccgaggcggcaagctccttgagcgtacggttgtctatggctataccttgctcttctccacccacttgtgccgtgggatcctccttgtgctgttggttcctccttcttctcaaagttctctcgaagtcgtcgtcaaagtccaaaatatgctcacgaacaggtcgggaacttcgagtcatgcactagtacctaaaaacaaagaaaacaaaacaaatcagcaacttaaacataaacttaaacaaaatacaataatttgaaagaaaacaatccaagagattagcaaagttgctaatccccggcaacggcgccaaaatttgatgtgaaaaataagttaacacacaaaattaaaccctctttttatcaattgtagcaaagtatgtaagtagggatcgttataaaccggagattaggagggattgctaaacacttgaaaactgacttagaaatgtaaaaacaaagtttaaaacactagattagactcaaagaatgcaaaactcacgtttaaaatactaaaataaaccaataactcaaaacagcaactaaaagactcaaaactgccttaaaaacactttctgggcagttttgaacacaaagcaccaatttggacgaatttgggttttaacttgtaccaaaacacttaaaaacataaaccaacacactttctaactaatctaggacttcaaaataaatggggaattgatttggacgaaaatgaacTAAATGGACATATTGcaaggaaaacagattgtaatagaaacagattgtaacacaaagttatgaataatcaatggatgatggaatggctaaggggttcttctccacacatgaaatatatgcaacctaaatcaattttcagttatcaatttaataagttatgaatctcgacactccaagttaattaggtccgcttaaattaaccttcagatttccctagaatcattgaattggatgaatatgcatcgcaaacaaattattcccaacaagttctttatatgaacagcatgataaagacacaagttagaatcattacgttctttggaaatcataagcatcgacaaggcattcgtaactatgaaaagcatgatactcttgccaggaatctacttaacacgatcgtgactagcgaccttcactacttacgaatataaattcataacgattaggtgaaacaaacttatatcctagcatcaaattcaagcatgcaaattaagcgtgcactctcaaccaacatacaagaataagttctaaatcaaacggttaagcaaattgtattcacgacttatacaacgataactgaaagtaatcaacttatttcacatatataatcatggttttgaatccacccttagccaaaacgaaattagccaatcatacttaaagcaaaacaaagattacatgaattagacattaaaatccaaagaaagaaaacacctagaatgctccaacttggcagcaagtgcatccaagattcctcctttcccttgcttgtggcagattggtttgtggacaggttttgggtagttctATGGTGCAGAAAGGTTTATGGTGAGTgtagaggagtgtttgatggtggaagggtggtggagaacttcagcaaagagggtggaagaaggtggagtggctgtgatATTTtatgggcactagaatggtgtttttggggtgttttgctgcctagggtgagtatggacgaatttctgtgatgaatggtgaatatgagagtgtgaaccctttgccaaggggtgtaaacatgtatatataggccccaaaaaccctagagaatcagattgGGCAGTGGGGaaaatgcacagcaaggagggtgaatttgtggtgtgcaatggtccaaggatgaaaatggagcaatgatgcaaagtatggagggtaaaatggagtggtatttcagctagggagcatgaatgattgtgttcattgcatggaaatgaaaaggggaggtgaaatgtttcagaaattagtcaaaggtggagcaacatgtgttgcacacagcattggatcccaaatgtggatgatgaagcatcaattggtgcatggaatggttgtgaaagttgtgtgaaatctgatgggtgaagggaacaagaggtatgcagcaattaagtgtgataattgagtgaattgaggcatgaaatcagaaatattttaggggacaaggatgattaagcatgcatgggaatccaaatgGAATGCTATGTGGTTACACGGCAAGGAGTGGGTGTTCTTTTGTGGCTGAattcttgatcctttgtacattaattcttcacattcttagcctctttaattcttcaatttcgtccaaaccttggttccaaatatgtgacatgcattccaagctccattttgctccaaaatgctctaaaatgcatcttcttgcctactttgtccttaaaatctgaaaacacatgaaaatgactttaaacgttaaaataactaaggaaacacgacataaatgcacaagaacaagccaactaagtcgcataaatatgctcctatcaaatacacatttaaggatcactcccctgggtgatgtgggatgtcacagtgcactccaaattttttatatttattagagtgccaataacagtTGCTTTACAATATGGCTATTACTTTTATTATTGCTGTaactttttatatattttgatcGAAATTACTCCTATAGTTTATAGTTATTCATTAGTATTATTGTTGTTGcacaaagaagaaaataacatcaatatatgtatatgcctaagagcatctccaaatgagGAGTCAAAATAACATCAATATATGTTGTTGCAACATGAAATCTACTTTTAGTGATTAATAAATGTTTATTatcattataattattatttttgttctaTAAATACTTATtacaattataaaaataaatgatgAATAGATAATAGTTTGAATTTAACATATCGGGTGGAgaacaaaatttttaaaaatatcaaagtGCCAAATAAGCTTTCAAATTTAgattttctatttaaaatttgacatctacTTTGAATATGGTCTAAGTGTCTGAAATTTGAATACCCAGTTTTCCACaacaaaaatcagaaaaaataaaataaaaatcaaacctTGTTTATAATTATATCATTGTTATACATGGAAGCCTCTTACAAGTGCAGCCTACCTTTAACGAAACGGAGTAGAATTTTCTCCTCTCGTAATCTCTCTCCCCTTATATTTAAACGGTtacaattaaactatattatcatcttatattgatttttttatagagagtTAAGACAAAAGAGAAAGTATGAGAGGAGGGAAGGGAAGGAGAGGGAATTAAAAATACACTTGGACAAATGAATAGAAGATATTTTATCAAAGTGGTATCTAAGATTAGCATAATTACTCACTTTGGCcttaagatttaaaatcgatagaagtgattCCTGAAATTGTCCATTATTAGTCATTTTGGATCTTCCATGAAAAACCTACGTTAAATTAGGGATATTTTTGTCACATCAACCCCCCATTTGCACGTgtggtttcttcaatttaacaatttttttttatagaataaccaaaatgattgacgtcAAACAATTTCATAGACCACTTCtgttgattttaaatctcaatgaccaaaagatgaagagttatgtcaatctcataAATCATTTCGCCTAAAATGTCTTAATAGAATTATCCATTTTTGTCAACAAAAAACAGAGCAATGATATTCAATAGAACTAACAAtttcacaagaaaaaaaaaattgattacaGTTGATTCAGTTGAGCAAAACTGAACAATGTAAAACTTGATTTGGTTCAAAAGACCAAAACCCAACTCTCCAAATTAGGACAAAAATTCCTATTTGTCCTTATTGGGACTAAATTTCACCCAAATTTCACTGAACAAACAAAAGAGTAAACTTTTCCTCTGTTTCTTTAGCAACCAAAAGTTTACTTAAAACCCCATTACATGCCATGCTTTGTGATTAAAACCCacacaaagaaacaagaatatattcataaattcatcaagaaattaaaacccagaAAGACTAAgagaggtgagagagagagagagtgagtgaggcTAACCATGTGAAAGAATACTTGTGAGTCGGGAACTGAAAGGAGTCATCGATTATGAGCATGTGAATGTGGGGCTGGAATCTGCAGCCGAACGCAGGAGCCTTCGAAGGAAAATACAGATTCAGTCTCCATTTGGGGGACTTAGACGACCCAGATTCTTGAGCCATTGAAACCGAAATGGCATTACCAGAAGACCAAATGGGATTTCGGTGGAGAATGGGAGTTGGGTTTTGGGGGAAACGGGATTTTTGATCTCTTTGAAGCCAAagattgaagctttgtgagagAGTAATTAATGCGGTTTTGGGGTTTTTGTGAGAGGTTTTACGCGGAGGAAGATGGAGAGGCCTCTCCCCCTCTCTGCtctagagtaaattgtagttatggtcccttaactttaactcaattggagcaatggtccctcaactaaaaatccattacctttggtccctcaacttatcaaaacgtgcatctatggtccctcaactaaaaatccattaccattggtccctgaactttaattcaagtggagaaatggtcctttaactttaatccaattgtagcaatggtccttacaatataactcgttttgacaaattttttgacatagttgatgaaaagaaccataattatacactttgatgagttgagggaccctaattatataaattgtcattccaacatagcttattttgacaaaattttgacaaaattgatgaaaaggactatagctacacattttgataagttgagggaccaatgataatggatttttagttgagggaccattgctccaatttgattaaagttgagggaccatttgtacaatttactcctCTGCTCTATTTATAATGTAAGTAGGGAGTGAGAGGGActgcttgtttttgtgtcttACCGCTAGTTTTTGTCTGCAACaaattatgaatgaaaaatgacagtaaaggaaaaaattatttattttagtattgTAAAATCAAGAAATAACTTTCTTTTGTGTCTTAAAAGAAATTAGTTGAACTgtgaaatgaaaaagaaaataaatttttttatttgaggaaaaatgatttttttttcttttgtaagctAAAATTTTCTTCGTTGTACTTACTTTTTGAGtcgaatttgttttttttttattcaaataatctTACATGTTTTTTGTTGTAGTTACTTCTTAAGTcgaatttgatttattcatgtTTTTCATTATACAAATAATCTAGCGTGCTCTTCGTTGTAGATACCTGAGAGGAATTTCCAACCATAATTTCCTAGCTAGGTTATGGGACGACAATTAAATGAATCGTGGCTCTTCTGCCTGGTTTATAGGAAGGGCATTATTACgaatatcaaaattttaaactaaatttgcaaatcaaataatTTATCACCGATATGAAATAAACATATTAATCAAcgtttaaataataatctaatcatcaattaccacattatttaatttgtaaatttagtttaaaaattttgatttctatAGTATTATCCTATACGGAATATGTCCAGATTGACCTGAATTGATTCGTTCCGATGACGTGGCTACGACACTCGTAAAGAGCGGGATCCCAAAAccatttaaaactcaaaatttcaattcaaaataaacacacaaaaacagtGAAGCAGAATTCGATCGAGAGAGATAGCTATGGAGGGTGCAGGAGGAGAGACCCAAACCAAAAACGGAGGCGGCGGAGCTATGAGATCGGACGTCGCAATTCGCTGCGCAAAAGCCGCTTTTCTTCTCTCATCGCTCAAATCATCGCCCAATCGCCGCGTCAGCACCGCAATCGACGACGACGACTACGAAATCGCAGTACGTATTTAATAACTGAATAATCTTAATTTTGAttggaatttgaaattttgatttagCAGGAGGAGAAGGAGATGCTGAAGAAGGAGATCGGAGATCTAAAGGTGACGGTTGCGAGGGAGCGACTCAGGAACAAGAGGATTAAGGTCTGTGGCTTGCTCGAGATTCTTCTTCAGCTGGCGTTGCTCTTTGCAATTTCCGCTTTCCTTTTCATGCTCGTGATTGAAGATGGAGAATCGTAATTACTCTTTCCCCTGTGAAAAAGTGAAGTCGCTGTAGAAAACGAGTAAATAATTAGAGGCGGGAACAGCTGATTAGtcttaatttttcattaatttcttgaatttttagTTTCTTCTGGTTTTTTAATGGAACTGATTGCACCTTATAGTGAGAAAGTTTTACTATTATTTTCTTCTTGATGGTTCTTATCGGGTTTAAATTTCATATATAATAAAGTCAAATCATGTATTTCTCGTGAGGATAACAATTTATAGGGCATGAGTATAACGCTACTATAGTGTGCCGTGTCCATAATATAATGTAACCTTTTAGTTTACATGAAATTATATTATTGTCGTGCCATGTTATCTTGTTGTGTGAGTCACATTACTGTAACAAGGTTAAAGGGGGAAAGAAAGATAAGTAAATTTCATTAGCACTTTTGTCTAGTGATATTAGTTTGGTCTTGTAAATGAGAAGTCGGCTGAATCCGATTATAAAAATGGTTGTAAGAACTTAAGCTATGAAGCTCCTTGATGCAAGTATGATTTATACAATTTCTGACAATAACTGGGTTAGTCCTACTCAAGTGGTTTTAAGCGTACATGAATTACAGTAATTAAGAATGACAATAATTAGCTGGTTCTTACACATTTGACTACTGGATGGAGGATGTGCATGGATTACAAGAAACACAAGCAAGTACTAGGAAAGATCATTTTATTGACCAAATGTTGGAGAGACTAGTTGGCGTGCTTTTTATTGCTTCCCAGACGAGTATGCAGGGTACAATCAAATTCCAATTGCACCCAAGAGAATCAAGAGAAAACAACTTTCACTTGTCCTTTTGGAACATTTGCGATTTTTAGGGATACAGTTGATCATTGTTTTCAAAAATTGTCGTTAGCTCTTGATTCAGGAGACGAatatggtgtttttttttacaagCAACGATATTTGGTATTTCATTAATCAACCGAGAACAATACATAGGTGCCAATTGGGTACAATCCTCCAGTGACCAAGAAAATGATCTGGAGGTTAATTTGCGCAAATGAGACAATAATAGTAAATCCCTAAGCAATTACCACATGTATGAGAACTTCCCACAACACCCATACAAACTTGTCATAGAAATGATATATAATAGGTTTGTACAGGTGATTGCAAACATTGCCGCCAAATAGCACAGCCACATAAAGTCATCCTAGGAGCGAGGCCACATAAAGTCATCATTAGTAGACGAGACCACATAATACAACACTTAAGGCGAAAACCAAATACAGCCATCGTTGCGGCGCAACCACAACAGTTACTAGGCAAGACAATATAGCTAGACTAAACTAGCTCAAAACTAAACTAACCTAAATTAAACTAAACTAGGCTAAAATAAACTAATCCGAGAAGGGAACCACAAAACAGACACCATCCGATGGAAGGATAGCACCCTCAGGTAAGGACCACAGCGATGCCATGGCACAAGACGAGTCCGACTACCACATCCACAAATCCAGCGGAGTAGCAACAATGAACCACAAGTGGTAGAGGTTCCAGATGCGACCACCTACAAGAAGCCCAAACAGAACCACCACCAAATTTGCACACCCAAACCAAAGCAGCACCACCAAAGAGGCATTGCGCTTTAATCCGAGCATGGATTTTGGCAAGTCCACAACACCAAAGCAGAGTGACAAAACGTGGCTCTAACCCACCAGCAACTGCAATTCCCAGCCTAGATCACGATTCATACCCCGAGGCAAGGAAGAAGCCTTGAGCAAGGCATAATCGAGATCTAGGGGAGGTGTGAAGCAGGGTATTGGTTTGGGGCACTTGGTTTTAAGCAAAGGCATTGAAGTTGACAAGGCAAATATTGATGTTACAGCCAAATTGCCTCCCCTACCACTGTGAAGAGCATACACCGTTTCTTGGACATGCTGGTTTTTACATACGgtttatcaaggatttctccaagattAGTCGACCTTTATGCAATATGTTGCATGTGATACAATTTAATTTTGCTGAAAATTGTTTAGAGGCATTCAACAAGTTGAAGACACTCC
Above is a window of Malus sylvestris chromosome 15, drMalSylv7.2, whole genome shotgun sequence DNA encoding:
- the LOC126601551 gene encoding uncharacterized protein LOC126601551 isoform X1; amino-acid sequence: MEGAGGETQTKNGGGGAMRSDVAIRCAKAAFLLSSLKSSPNRRVSTAIDDDDYEIAQEEKEMLKKEIGDLKVTVARERLRNKRIKVCGLLEILLQLALLFAISAFLFMLVIEDGES
- the LOC126601551 gene encoding uncharacterized protein LOC126601551 isoform X2; this encodes MEGAGGETQTKNGGGGAMRSDVAIRCAKAAFLLSSLKSSPNRRVSTAIDDDDYEIAEEKEMLKKEIGDLKVTVARERLRNKRIKVCGLLEILLQLALLFAISAFLFMLVIEDGES
- the LOC126601551 gene encoding uncharacterized protein LOC126601551 isoform X3 — protein: MEGAGGETQTKNGGGGAMRSDVAIRCAKAAFLLSSLKSSPNRRVSTAIDDDDYEIAEMLKKEIGDLKVTVARERLRNKRIKVCGLLEILLQLALLFAISAFLFMLVIEDGES